The stretch of DNA ACAATGTTTGCGTGTATGCTTTCGATGGTGTCAAGAGGGACACGATATGGGATATTGGCTTAATCCTAATCATTGGCCCCGTAGACTTTGAAGTAACATTCCAAGTTCTGGACATAGACACTTATTATAACATTCTGTtaggaagaccatggatccatgCAGCAGGAACCGTGCCCTCTACTCTCCATCAAATGTTCAAGTTCGAACATGAGAACCAAGAAATAGTAGTCCATGGAGAAGATGAACAGTCAATCTATAGAGACCCGCCAATCCCATACCTTGAGGCAAGATACGGAAGTGAGCACATCATCTACCAAGCCTTTGAAATTGTGCTCGCCGAGCAGTACAATGAAGGAACCCCATGCCCTTAACCTTATTTATCAAGCGCATCAATCATGGTCGACAGCTAAATGATCAAGCATGGGTACAAACCTAGAAAAGAGCTTGGGGTATCCTTACAAGGCATCACAGAACCTGTCACCTTGGCTGCCAACAAGAAATTATTTGGCATAGGTTTCCAAACCACCGATGCCGACGTAATATGGGCCGATAAACGTAAGAAAAATGGGTAGGTCTTGCCTCAGCCAGTCCCGTACCTCACCAAATCATTTGTTAAGCAAAGAtatatagaagaagaagaggcttTCACGACCGATGAAATTGAGGATATTTGTGAAGCAATGAGGAAAATGCTCTATGAAATCCACATGGTCCAACCGGGCGAAGGCTCAAGCACTGTTGGGGTGCAATACATGAGGCCCAATGCTAAATTGCAAAACTGGCAGGCTACTCCATTCCTAGTCAGGCGCGAATCCCGATAGTTCGGTCTTGCCATCTTTTCTGCATTCcgagttatttcagggtgtaactcgAATGTTTTTAGTTTTATTGTCTTTTTAAATTCCAATGTAAACTCTCCTATCTTCAAAattcaatgaaatcaatatttcatcatctatgaattttttttttattctttctgattttgctatttttcttatctttctcTTTTTAGTTCTAATAATGCGGAtttaaataacatgacatgcttgtgAACTTCATAcccagatcctaaaacgatgTCTAACcctgaaataatgaatcaagaaccaAAATATGATGAAGACGGGGCTTTTAGGCAAATAAATCAAGAATtggaacaatttgagaataaTCCCAAGCCAAACCTAAATGAAACGAGCCAATTAACTTGGGCAATTCAGAAGAGGTCAGGGAGATCATGATAAGCATTCACGCCAGGAAAGAACTAAAGACGCATTGATCCAACATGTGTTTGAATTTAAAGACgtgtttgcatggtcctacgacgatatgCCAGGACTAAGTGTCGACCTCGTAGTACACAAATTGCCAACTTATCCCGGTTGTCCGCCTATCCAACAAAAGCAAGGAAAATTCAAAACGGATATCAGCAACAAGATTAAAGAAGAGGTTGCCAAATAATTAAAAGCCAGTGTGATCCGAGTAGTCCGATACAGCACATGATTAGCCAATGTAGTCCCAGTACCAAAGAAGGACGGGAAGATCCGAGTATATGTGGACTATAgagatttgaacaaagcaagcCCTAAGGACAACTTCCCATTACCCAACATCCACATCCTTGTCGACAATTGTGCCAAACATGAGATACAGTCTTTCGTGGATTGTTATGCTGGGTATCACCAAGTCTtcatggatgaagaagatgcagaaaagatagATTTCACCACACCATAGGGCACttactgctacagggtcatgccattcagcCTGAAAACTTCTGGGGCAACCTACATGAAGGCTATGACtaccattttccacgacatgatgcaCCAGGAAATAGGTGTATGTGGATAATGTGATCGTTAAGTCCATAATGCAGGAAAACCAAATGAAGGATTTTAGAAAGTTCTTTGAGCGCCTGCGCAGGTATGAATTGAAATTGAATTTGgctaaatgtgcattcggagttccATCTGGGAAGCTTTTAGGGTTTTTAGTCAGTCGGAGGGGTATTGAGTTGGATCCAACAAAGATAAAATCTATCCGAGATCTACCACCTCCGAAAACCAAGAaagaggtcatgagtttgctggGATGGTTAAattacatcagtaggttcatcgCCTAGCTTACTACCATTTGTGAGCCCATATTTAAGCTACTAAAGAAATACGCAGCAATTAAATGGACGGATGAGTGTCAAGAAGCCTTGGACAAAATCAAAGAATATATGTCAAATCCGCCGGTGTTGGTCCTGCCTGAGCCCGGAAGACCGTTGTTCTTATACTTAGCGGTTCTGGAGAATTCTTTTGGTTGTGTCCTCGGACAACATGATACAACCGGGAAGAAAGAGTAGGCCGTATACTATTTGAGCAAGAAATGTACCGGTTATGAAGCCAAGTACACTTTGCTGGAAAGAAtttgttgtgccttgacttgggtcaCTCAAAAGCTTAGACATTATTTGTTGGCCTATACCACATACCTCATAACCAGAATGGACCCTCTAAAGTACATATTCCAAAAACCGATGCCAACGGGAAGGCTAGccaaatggcaaatcctgctcactgAGTTTGACTTTGTCTATGTCACCCGCACGGCCATGAAATCCCAAGCCTTAGCCGATCATTTAGATGAGaacccggttgatgatgaatATCAACCCCTAAGCACTTATTTCCCAGACGAGGAAGTGAATTCAGTTGAAGTAATCCCAGAAGACACTAAGACttggaaaatgttctttgatggagctgtaaaTGCAAAGGGTGTTGGGATTGGGGCAATTTTTATTTCGCCCATGGGTCAGCACTATCCGGCTACAGCCCGTCTTCGATTCTTCTGTATGAATAATACCGCtgaatatgaagcttgcatcatgggCATGAACATGTCAATTGATACGGATGTAGAAGAATTATTAATCATAGGAGATTCTGATTTGATCATTCGGCAAGCACAAGGTGAATGGGAAACTCGAGATATCAAGCTTATCTCATATAGACAACATGTGGAAGATCTTAGCAAACGGTTCAAATCCGTTGAACTTGGGTATATTCCTCGATTCCACAATGAGTTAGCTGATGCACTAGCTACTTTAGCTGCACTGCTGCCGTATCTAGGCAACGTCTATATTGACCTGTTGGAGATTCAAATCCGGGAAAGACATGGTTATTGCAACACGGTTAAAGTAAAACCAGATTCccaaccatggtatcatgatattAAAAGGTTCTTGAAAACAAAGGAATACCTTGATCAGGCCAATGGAGACCAAAAGAGAACCATTAGAAGGCTCGCCAGCAGTTTCTTCTTAAGCGGAGAAGTATTGTATAAAAGAACCCCATATTTGAATCTTTCGAGgtgtgtggatgccaaagaagctaAAAAGATCATGAACGAAGTGCATTCGGGAGTATGCGAGAcccacatgaatggatatgtcctTGCAAAGAAAATCCTGTGGGCAAGTGATTaatggatgaccatggaaaaggattgcttcagttttgtccgGAAGTGCCATCAATGTCAGATACACGGTGACCTGATTCATGCACCGCCTTTAGAGTTGCATCCTATGTCAGCACCTTGGATGTTTGTTGCTTGAGGTATGGATGTCATTGGGCCGATCGAGCGGAAAGCCTCAAATGGGCACAGGTTCAtcttggttgccattgattatttcacaaaaATGGGTCGAAGCGGTCACTTTTAAAGctgtcaccaagaaagcagtggtggaCTTCATACATTCCATCATTATTTGTCGTTTTGGTATTCCAAAAACTATcattactgtcacgacccgaaatttcccactgacgggaccgtgatggcgcctaacatttcacttgctaggcaagccaacgttagaaaatcgttaaaccatttccttatttccattcagtaaataacaataattaactaagataaaatataataagtgcggaatatagtaaaaactgtattaattactaccacccggatctggagtcacaattcacgagcattctagaattttctacaagtaatagtctgaatgaaatacaactgtctgaatgaaagaaaacagtaggacataaaagataaaTGGGGACTtaaaggtctgtgaatgccgacagatctaccttgagtatccggacagcggaccagtagaaaatctcgatcaacctaagccggtatcaaaatctgcacagaaagtgcagagtacagcatcagtacaaccgaccccatatactgataagtgtcgagcctaaccttgacgaagtagtgacgaggctaaggcaaggcacctccaatcaacatgtacaatttaacagtgtatacacaaataacaggaatgaagaactaaacaggaaatgtcgggagtggaacatactgaggggagtacaagataaagaactacaacagaatgaccaccggagcagtcaatataccatgaatcaacaggaatagtgaatacagtaagaaaaaatgcacggcatcatccttcgtgcttttactctcaatctcaccataaaattaatagaaacgacacggcatcacccttcgtgcattaactctcatatcatggaacggcatcatccttcgtgcattaacactcacattatggtacggcatcacccttcgtgtattaacactcacaatatggcacggcatcacccttcgtgcattaacactcacaatatggcacggcatcacccttcgtgcattaacactcacaatacggtacggcatcacccttcgtgcattaacactcacccttaccataatgcaatgcataattaaaaacagggagatagaaatacaagtacaaaccttacttcaacatttggttccataatatcaatctcaactttgaaataaaaactaaattatcaccagaaattccgtaaacatgataagaacaataaattgaacaacactagtataacacgtagcaatttggcataggaaagagacaatataagaaaaacagagaaacatgaaaaaataggtaaattggcggtgcataagtactcgtcaccacaCATATATACCGCTCAcgtgaatttcacttagcaagtaatctaaggttcctaattccctcaagtcagggttagacacaacacttacctcgctccgaaggccacttaattctcaatcataacttttctttggaatttacctccaaaccactcgtatctattcaaaaatgagtcaataatatcaaatattactaaaggaatcaattattttgcataaattaaatttcacaaattttcctccaaaaagttaaaacAGTCGAACacgggcccacttggtcaaaacctgaggttcggaccaaaattcttttacccattcaccccgagcccgaatatgtaattagttttggaatccgacctcaaattgaggtctaaatccccaaattcctgaaatccctagtttctactcttacccctaattctacca from Nicotiana tomentosiformis chromosome 11, ASM39032v3, whole genome shotgun sequence encodes:
- the LOC138902003 gene encoding uncharacterized protein, translating into MDPLKYIFQKPMPTGRLAKWQILLTEFDFVYVTRTAMKSQALADHLDENPVDDEYQPLSTYFPDEEVNSVEVIPEDTKTWKMFFDGAVNAKGVGIGAIFISPMGQHYPATARLRFFCMNNTAEYEACIMGMNMSIDTDVEELLIIGDSDLIIRQAQGEWETRDIKLISYRQHVEDLSKRFKSVELGYIPRFHNELADALATLAALLPYLGNVYIDLLEIQIRERHGYCNTVKVKPDSQPWYHDIKRFLKTKEYLDQANGDQKRTIRRLASSFFLSGEVLYKRTPYLNLSRCVDAKEAKKIMNEVHSGVCETHMNGYVLAKKILWASD